The Campylobacter sp. CN_NE2 genome contains a region encoding:
- the rpsG gene encoding 30S ribosomal protein S7 — protein MRRRKAPVREVMPDPIYGNKVITKFINSLMYDGKKSVATEIMYGALDLIDKKGGEAKGIDVFNDAIENVKPLMEVKSRRVGGATYQVPIEVRPARQQALAIRWIITFARKRSERTMIERLAYELLDAANSKGSSFKKKEDTYKMAEANKAFAHYRW, from the coding sequence ATGAGAAGAAGAAAAGCTCCCGTAAGGGAAGTTATGCCTGACCCAATTTATGGCAACAAAGTAATCACTAAATTTATTAATTCACTTATGTATGACGGCAAAAAAAGCGTTGCGACTGAGATTATGTATGGTGCGCTTGATTTAATCGACAAAAAAGGCGGTGAAGCCAAAGGCATCGATGTTTTCAACGACGCTATCGAAAATGTAAAACCACTTATGGAAGTTAAATCTCGCCGCGTAGGTGGTGCAACTTATCAAGTTCCAATCGAAGTTCGCCCAGCTCGCCAACAAGCTTTGGCAATCCGCTGGATAATCACTTTTGCTAGAAAAAGAAGCGAAAGAACTATGATTGAGCGTTTAGCTTACGAGCTACTTGATGCAGCGAATTCAAAAGGTTCTTCATTTAAGAAAAAAGAAGACACTTACAAAATGGCAGAAGCTAATAAAGCATTTGCTCACTATCGCTGGTAA
- the fusA gene encoding elongation factor G gives MARKTPLNRVRNIGIAAHIDAGKTTTSERILFFTGMSHKIGEVHEGAATMDWMEQERERGITITSAATTCFWNDHQINLIDTPGHVDFTIEVERSMRVLDGAVSVFCSVGGVQPQSETVWRQANKYHVPRIVFVNKMDRVGANFYNVEAQIKNRLKANPVPIQIPIGAEDTFKGVVDLVTMKALTWDDAKGPSAPEVGEIPAELKDKAEEYRSKLVEAVAETDEALMEKYFNGEELSEAEIKKGIKKGCLELSIIPMMCGTAFKNKGVQPLLDAVVDYLPAPDEVPAIRGEYEDGSETEVLSTDDGAFAGLGFKIMTDPFVGQLTFVRVYRGVLESGSYVYNTGKNKKERIGRLLRMHSNKREEIKELYAGEIGAIVGLKDTLTGDTLADEKDKVILERMEFPDPVISVAVEPKTKADQEKMGIALQKLAQEDPSFRVATDEESGQTIISGMGELHLEIIVDRMLREFKVEAEVGQPQVAYRETIRKTIEQEYKYAKQSGGRGQYGHVFLRLEPKEPGSGYEFVNDIKGGAIPKEYIPAVDKGCQEAMQNGVLAGYPVEDVKVTVYDGSFHEVDSSEMAFKLAASMGFKEGARKAGAVILEPMMKVEVETPEEYMGDVIGDLNKRRGQVNNMSERGGNKIIDAFCPLSEMFGYSTDLRSQTQGRATYSMEFDHYDEVPKNVSEEIIKKRNG, from the coding sequence ATGGCAAGAAAAACTCCTTTAAACCGAGTTAGAAATATCGGTATCGCTGCTCACATCGACGCCGGTAAAACAACAACAAGCGAAAGAATTCTATTTTTCACAGGTATGAGCCATAAAATCGGCGAAGTGCATGAGGGTGCTGCTACTATGGACTGGATGGAGCAAGAAAGAGAAAGAGGTATTACTATTACTTCTGCTGCGACAACTTGCTTTTGGAATGATCACCAAATCAACCTAATCGACACCCCGGGACACGTTGATTTTACTATCGAAGTTGAACGCTCTATGCGTGTTTTAGATGGCGCTGTGTCAGTATTTTGTTCAGTCGGCGGTGTTCAACCACAAAGTGAAACCGTTTGGCGCCAAGCAAACAAATATCATGTTCCAAGAATCGTTTTTGTAAATAAAATGGACCGCGTAGGTGCAAATTTTTACAATGTTGAAGCTCAAATCAAAAACAGACTAAAAGCAAATCCTGTTCCGATTCAAATTCCAATCGGCGCAGAAGATACTTTTAAAGGCGTAGTTGATTTAGTAACTATGAAAGCTCTTACTTGGGACGACGCAAAAGGTCCAAGTGCGCCAGAAGTCGGCGAAATTCCAGCTGAACTAAAAGACAAAGCAGAAGAATATAGAAGCAAACTAGTTGAAGCAGTTGCCGAAACTGACGAAGCTTTAATGGAAAAATATTTCAACGGCGAAGAATTAAGCGAAGCAGAGATCAAAAAAGGTATCAAAAAAGGTTGTTTAGAGCTTAGCATTATCCCTATGATGTGCGGAACTGCGTTTAAAAACAAAGGCGTTCAACCATTGCTTGATGCTGTTGTTGATTATCTACCTGCGCCTGATGAAGTTCCTGCGATTCGCGGCGAATACGAAGACGGAAGCGAAACAGAAGTTTTATCTACTGATGACGGAGCGTTTGCAGGTCTTGGATTTAAGATTATGACTGACCCGTTTGTAGGACAACTAACTTTCGTTCGTGTTTATCGTGGTGTGCTAGAAAGCGGTAGCTATGTTTATAACACAGGTAAAAACAAAAAAGAGCGTATCGGTCGTTTGCTACGAATGCACTCAAACAAAAGAGAAGAAATCAAAGAACTTTACGCAGGTGAAATCGGCGCTATCGTGGGCTTAAAAGATACGCTTACGGGCGATACACTAGCAGATGAAAAAGATAAAGTTATCTTAGAACGCATGGAATTCCCTGATCCTGTTATTAGCGTTGCTGTTGAGCCAAAAACAAAAGCAGACCAAGAAAAAATGGGTATCGCGCTTCAAAAACTTGCACAAGAAGATCCAAGCTTCCGTGTGGCAACAGATGAAGAAAGCGGTCAAACTATCATCTCAGGTATGGGCGAACTTCACCTTGAAATCATCGTCGATCGTATGTTACGCGAATTTAAAGTCGAAGCAGAAGTAGGACAACCGCAAGTTGCTTACCGCGAAACTATTCGCAAAACTATCGAACAAGAATACAAATACGCAAAACAATCAGGCGGTCGCGGTCAATACGGACATGTTTTCTTGCGCTTAGAGCCAAAAGAGCCGGGCAGCGGTTATGAATTTGTAAATGACATCAAAGGTGGTGCTATTCCAAAAGAATATATCCCTGCTGTTGATAAAGGTTGCCAAGAAGCTATGCAAAACGGCGTTTTGGCGGGTTATCCTGTCGAAGATGTTAAAGTTACCGTTTATGACGGAAGCTTCCACGAAGTCGATAGCTCTGAAATGGCGTTTAAACTAGCTGCTTCAATGGGCTTTAAAGAAGGCGCTAGAAAAGCAGGTGCTGTAATCTTAGAGCCTATGATGAAAGTCGAAGTAGAAACCCCAGAAGAGTATATGGGTGATGTTATCGGCGATTTAAATAAACGACGCGGTCAAGTAAATAATATGAGCGAACGCGGCGGAAATAAAATCATCGACGCATTTTGTCCGCTTTCAGAAATGTTTGGTTACTCTACTGACCTTAGAAGCCAAACACAAGGTCGTGCGACTTACTCTATGGAATTTGACCACTACGATGAAGTTCCAAAAAATGTAAGCGAAGAAATCATCAAAAAACGCAATGGCTAA
- the dnaJ gene encoding molecular chaperone DnaJ, which yields MADYYEILEITREANSDEIKKAYRKLALKYHPDRNQGDKEAEEKFKEINEAYQVLSDENKRRMYDRYGKEGVNNAGFGGFSGGFEDINLGDIFESFFGGGGFSGTRRQKSVDPYPLDTETIVTLSFKEAVFGVSKELKYKIKKPCGACDATGSKDKKKESCSHCGGSGKFARRQGFMSYIQTCPHCGGSGEIVKNKCSDCHGQGFVEESIEVKFDIPKGVDNGLKIRLAEKGNISKTGEKGDLYVNIRVKEDKHFVREGDDLYIEVPVFFTQAILGETIEVPTTSGKTELKLKVGTKDKEQFIIENEGVENIRTKQKGRLIVQISVQTPKKLNERQTELLKELQESFEKDNGESFFDKIKSWFK from the coding sequence TTGGCTGATTATTATGAAATTTTAGAAATCACAAGAGAAGCAAATTCTGACGAAATTAAAAAAGCTTATAGAAAACTAGCTCTTAAATACCACCCTGACCGAAATCAAGGCGACAAAGAAGCCGAAGAAAAATTTAAAGAAATCAACGAAGCCTATCAAGTTTTAAGCGATGAAAACAAACGCAGAATGTATGATAGATACGGCAAAGAAGGCGTAAATAACGCAGGTTTTGGCGGATTTAGCGGTGGTTTTGAAGATATAAATTTAGGTGATATTTTTGAGTCATTTTTCGGCGGTGGCGGATTTAGTGGCACTAGACGCCAAAAAAGCGTAGATCCATACCCGCTAGATACTGAAACTATCGTAACTTTAAGCTTCAAAGAAGCTGTTTTTGGCGTAAGCAAAGAGTTAAAATACAAAATCAAAAAACCATGTGGGGCTTGCGACGCAACAGGCTCAAAAGATAAGAAAAAAGAGAGTTGTTCGCATTGTGGCGGAAGCGGTAAATTCGCAAGGCGTCAAGGTTTTATGAGCTATATCCAAACTTGTCCGCATTGTGGCGGAAGCGGCGAAATCGTCAAAAACAAATGCTCCGATTGCCACGGACAAGGTTTTGTTGAAGAGAGCATAGAAGTCAAATTTGACATACCAAAAGGCGTGGATAACGGCTTAAAAATTCGCCTTGCAGAGAAAGGAAATATCTCAAAAACGGGCGAAAAAGGCGATTTGTATGTAAATATTCGCGTAAAAGAAGATAAACATTTCGTGCGAGAAGGCGATGATTTGTATATCGAAGTGCCTGTGTTTTTCACTCAGGCGATACTGGGCGAGACTATCGAAGTGCCTACGACAAGCGGAAAAACCGAGCTTAAACTCAAAGTCGGCACCAAAGACAAAGAGCAATTTATCATCGAAAACGAAGGCGTGGAAAATATCCGAACCAAGCAAAAAGGTCGCTTGATAGTGCAAATTTCAGTCCAAACGCCAAAAAAACTAAACGAGCGACAAACCGAGCTTTTAAAAGAGCTTCAAGAGAGCTTCGAAAAAGACAACGGCGAAAGCTTTTTTGATAAAATCAAAAGCTGGTTTAAGTAG
- a CDS encoding response regulator transcription factor: MVNVLMIEDDSEFATLLSEYLSKFNIKVTNYEDPYLGLSAGIKNFDLLILDLTLPGIDGLEVCKEIREKYDIPIIISSARSDVSDRVVGLQIGADDYMPKPYDPKEMHARIMSLIRRYRKTNAEKEEVVADSVFRIDEKRHEIYFEDEALTLTPAEYEILEYLIKQHSFSVSREQLVYNCKSLKDKDSKSLDVIIGRLRTKIGDSSKNPKYIFSVRGIGYKLIG; encoded by the coding sequence ATGGTAAATGTTTTGATGATTGAAGATGATTCTGAGTTTGCAACGCTACTATCTGAGTATTTAAGCAAATTTAATATTAAAGTTACAAACTACGAAGATCCGTATTTAGGGCTTAGTGCAGGGATTAAAAATTTTGATTTATTGATTTTGGATTTGACATTGCCGGGCATTGACGGACTTGAAGTTTGCAAAGAAATTCGCGAAAAATATGATATTCCGATTATCATAAGTTCTGCTAGAAGCGATGTTAGCGATAGAGTCGTAGGACTTCAAATCGGAGCTGATGATTATATGCCAAAGCCGTATGATCCAAAAGAGATGCACGCAAGGATTATGAGCTTAATCCGCCGTTACCGAAAAACAAATGCCGAGAAAGAAGAAGTCGTCGCTGATAGCGTATTTAGAATCGATGAAAAAAGGCATGAAATTTATTTTGAAGATGAAGCTTTAACGCTAACTCCGGCTGAATATGAAATTTTAGAATACCTAATCAAACAACATAGCTTTTCAGTTTCAAGAGAACAGCTTGTTTATAACTGCAAAAGCCTAAAAGACAAGGATTCAAAAAGCCTTGATGTCATCATCGGTCGCCTTCGCACAAAAATCGGCGATAGCTCGAAAAATCCGAAATACATCTTTTCAGTTCGTGGGATAGGTTATAAACTTATCGGATGA
- a CDS encoding ArsS family sensor histidine kinase yields MKHSLTTKITIFFVIALMLVCVLFITFGRIQMNKALSRMQANQINAINYLLELYDRSIPPQDIQQYFKNFGLELVKDKNVMVNIITSGEKVFAQKTPLGEFESIRYNDSLFLNIKNESFAIAFESLGTKNLNDPLWIGFLIVISVLISLYLSMIRSFTPLKKLNRNIQRFASGDMEIKILDKPRQDEIGQVAIEFDNAVSKIQELIRSRQLFLRTIMHELKTPIGKGRIISEMIEDETQKSRLVGVFERLEILINEFAKIEQLLSRNYSLNYQECHFSLILEQVKDIAMLDNWDEKVEVKMNSDDIVNVDFQLFSLALKNLIDNALKYSDNKKALVVCDKNRICVSNQGNALSKSFEYYKQAFIRNKGEKTSGMGLGLYIVDKICEMHKFKFDYNYSDGRHFFCLNLNKND; encoded by the coding sequence ATGAAACACTCTTTAACTACCAAAATAACGATATTTTTCGTTATTGCGTTGATGCTTGTTTGTGTGCTTTTTATAACCTTTGGCAGAATTCAGATGAATAAAGCCTTGTCTCGTATGCAGGCAAACCAAATCAACGCAATCAACTATCTTTTGGAGCTTTATGATCGCTCAATCCCACCGCAAGACATACAACAATATTTTAAAAATTTTGGTCTTGAACTGGTAAAAGATAAAAATGTTATGGTAAATATCATCACAAGCGGAGAAAAAGTTTTTGCTCAAAAAACGCCACTTGGAGAGTTTGAGTCGATTCGCTATAATGATTCGCTTTTTTTAAATATCAAAAATGAATCTTTTGCAATCGCCTTTGAGAGCTTGGGAACAAAGAATTTAAACGATCCGTTGTGGATAGGTTTTTTGATAGTCATTTCTGTTTTGATTTCACTTTATCTTTCGATGATTCGCAGTTTTACGCCACTTAAAAAACTTAATCGAAATATTCAACGCTTCGCAAGTGGTGATATGGAGATAAAAATTTTAGACAAGCCACGCCAAGATGAAATAGGGCAGGTTGCAATCGAATTTGATAACGCAGTTAGTAAAATTCAAGAGCTAATTCGCTCTCGCCAACTTTTTTTGCGAACCATTATGCATGAGCTTAAAACACCTATTGGCAAAGGTCGCATAATATCAGAAATGATAGAAGATGAAACGCAAAAATCAAGGCTAGTTGGGGTTTTTGAACGGCTTGAAATTTTGATAAATGAATTTGCAAAAATCGAACAACTGCTTTCGCGAAATTATTCATTAAATTATCAAGAGTGCCATTTTAGCTTGATTTTAGAGCAAGTCAAAGACATAGCAATGCTCGATAACTGGGACGAAAAAGTCGAAGTTAAGATGAATAGCGATGATATTGTAAATGTCGATTTTCAGCTGTTTTCTTTGGCTTTGAAAAATTTAATCGATAATGCGCTTAAATATTCGGATAACAAAAAGGCACTAGTTGTTTGCGATAAAAACCGAATTTGCGTTAGCAATCAAGGCAATGCGCTTTCAAAATCGTTTGAATATTATAAACAAGCTTTTATCCGCAATAAGGGCGAAAAAACAAGCGGAATGGGGCTTGGGCTTTATATCGTGGATAAAATTTGCGAAATGCATAAGTTTAAATTTGATTACAATTACAGCGACGGACGGCACTTTTTTTGCCTAAATTTAAATAAAAATGATTAA
- the recR gene encoding recombination mediator RecR, which yields MKKNLAQKFDELVASFEKLPGVGKKSALKYAYFVGVENSFMGLNLAHCIEEAVKNLRRCEICGGICESEICEVCADFGRNRDKICIVETPKDIFIFENNNIFDGLYFVLDDVNEQILARLEKMIDENGSDELIFALTPSVNSDGIMLYIEDKLKHKSIKFSKIAQGIPTNVSLENVDMLSLIKAMNGRVGI from the coding sequence ATGAAAAAAAATTTAGCACAAAAATTTGACGAGCTTGTTGCTTCTTTTGAAAAGCTTCCGGGCGTGGGTAAAAAATCAGCCTTAAAATATGCCTATTTTGTGGGAGTTGAAAACTCTTTTATGGGGCTAAATTTAGCTCACTGCATAGAAGAGGCAGTTAAAAATTTACGCCGCTGCGAAATTTGTGGCGGAATTTGCGAAAGCGAAATTTGTGAAGTTTGTGCCGATTTTGGCAGAAATAGAGATAAAATTTGCATAGTTGAAACGCCAAAAGATATTTTTATTTTTGAAAATAATAACATTTTTGACGGGCTTTATTTTGTGCTTGATGATGTAAATGAGCAAATTTTGGCTCGTCTTGAAAAAATGATCGATGAAAATGGCTCAGATGAGCTTATTTTTGCACTCACTCCAAGTGTGAATTCAGACGGCATTATGCTGTATATAGAAGATAAACTCAAACACAAAAGCATTAAATTTAGCAAAATCGCACAAGGAATTCCTACAAATGTCAGCCTTGAAAATGTCGATATGCTTTCGCTTATAAAGGCTATGAACGGACGGGTTGGAATTTAA
- a CDS encoding multiheme c-type cytochrome, with translation MKKFFAVLILVFFSSNLVADDEVSIMADPQNCLGCHDDIHADWTTSLHAKSHEDSSELYKKTVELVATETKQIYEQVLVSCGTCHNPRLETKNISDDVALASMLGIQTDETKNLHNKIESESVKNGISCFVCHSVEHVKMRDNQTQNGYKLFDWTKDDLIVGPYDLKNEEPIFHKSEERRFFRENNDLCLACHQGQATKSEHSLYNTGEEMRIVSSRELCTDCHMKNSKTEIIAPDMQRENMVPREIKSHFFEGARNSDILKNAIELSFEKVSQNEVKLFVKNLISHGIPSGFSGRSLVLDIDFLKDGEVLQTKNIDMRAIYKNALLYETLSYAAKAKGEDTRLKPYEKREISLEIPENTTAIKVSVGYFVIAPQLQEVLQIQNEEFTKRYDVTEQTFSVK, from the coding sequence ATGAAAAAGTTCTTTGCAGTGCTTATTTTGGTCTTTTTTAGTTCAAATTTAGTTGCCGATGATGAAGTTTCTATCATGGCTGATCCACAAAACTGTCTTGGATGTCACGACGATATACATGCTGATTGGACCACTTCGCTCCATGCTAAATCGCACGAAGATTCTAGTGAGCTATACAAAAAAACTGTTGAGCTAGTCGCAACGGAAACAAAGCAAATTTATGAGCAAGTTTTGGTAAGTTGTGGCACTTGTCATAATCCACGCTTAGAAACCAAAAACATAAGCGATGATGTCGCTCTTGCTTCTATGCTTGGAATTCAAACTGATGAAACAAAAAATTTACATAATAAAATCGAAAGCGAAAGTGTCAAAAACGGCATTAGCTGTTTTGTTTGTCACAGCGTAGAACATGTCAAAATGCGTGATAATCAAACTCAAAACGGATATAAGCTATTTGATTGGACAAAAGATGATTTAATTGTGGGGCCTTATGATTTAAAAAATGAAGAGCCGATTTTTCATAAAAGCGAAGAGCGTAGATTTTTTAGAGAAAATAATGATTTGTGCTTAGCGTGTCATCAAGGTCAAGCTACTAAATCAGAGCACTCGCTTTATAATACAGGCGAAGAAATGCGAATTGTAAGCAGTAGAGAACTTTGCACAGACTGCCACATGAAAAATAGTAAAACCGAAATTATAGCCCCTGATATGCAGCGAGAAAATATGGTTCCAAGAGAGATAAAATCTCACTTTTTTGAAGGCGCACGAAATAGTGATATTTTGAAAAATGCTATCGAATTAAGCTTTGAAAAAGTCAGTCAAAATGAAGTAAAACTTTTTGTAAAAAATTTGATAAGCCATGGAATTCCAAGCGGTTTTAGCGGTAGGAGCTTGGTTCTTGATATAGATTTTTTAAAAGATGGTGAAGTTTTACAAACTAAAAATATAGATATGAGAGCAATTTACAAAAATGCACTTTTATATGAAACGCTTTCGTATGCAGCCAAAGCAAAAGGCGAAGATACAAGGCTAAAACCTTATGAAAAAAGAGAAATTTCGCTAGAAATTCCAGAGAACACAACCGCCATAAAAGTTTCTGTTGGATACTTTGTAATCGCACCTCAACTCCAAGAAGTATTGCAAATTCAAAACGAAGAATTTACAAAACGATATGATGTCACAGAACAAACATTTAGTGTAAAATAA
- a CDS encoding multiheme c-type cytochrome → MKALFATIFSALLISCAFAQTPQETDNENTLSETNATMASETLSQDQTLSDSTATDTQIVSEEPAEKTLSISEISTTSGTISSDAVAEADNGNIMNPIACFACHKEQFADWETSLHAKSHEDLNPLYEKAITLVSSQTRQIREQVLLSCGTCHNPKLEKKFVSESAALAIMLDIDSTVKNELKNALEAEHIKSGISCYICHNVDSINHRDNYTTVGYQMLNWTKGNLIVGPYDLSSQQTIFHSFGKRDFFRENNDLCLSCHQGQATKNELSMYNTGEELNSSGTDDKCVDCHMGSIKKGILAPQIKRDNMVERDIKSHFFAGARNSNILKDIIDINMEKTASSTAKIIVSNSIPHGVPSGFSGRSLVLELLFSNGDEVIRTETIDFRATYEGKFGSETLSYSAKALLSDTRLKPKENREIHIRIPNETNSIKATLSYYILAPQLQEILKIDDKTYTKPYEVISKEFKVN, encoded by the coding sequence ATGAAAGCTTTATTTGCTACAATTTTTTCAGCATTACTTATAAGTTGTGCATTTGCACAAACTCCGCAAGAAACAGATAATGAAAATACGCTTAGCGAAACAAATGCCACTATGGCTAGTGAAACACTGTCACAAGATCAAACTCTTTCGGATTCCACTGCCACAGATACACAGATTGTATCAGAAGAACCTGCGGAAAAAACATTATCTATCTCAGAAATATCGACAACTTCTGGTACGATTTCATCAGATGCCGTAGCAGAAGCAGACAATGGAAACATAATGAATCCGATTGCTTGTTTTGCTTGTCATAAAGAGCAGTTTGCCGACTGGGAAACTTCGCTTCATGCTAAATCACACGAAGATTTAAATCCGCTTTATGAAAAAGCTATCACTCTTGTAAGTAGCCAAACTCGTCAAATTCGCGAGCAGGTTTTATTAAGCTGTGGAACTTGTCACAACCCAAAACTAGAAAAGAAATTTGTCAGTGAAAGCGCGGCTCTTGCGATTATGCTTGATATAGATTCAACAGTGAAAAATGAGCTAAAAAATGCACTAGAAGCTGAGCATATAAAAAGCGGAATAAGCTGTTATATTTGTCACAATGTCGATAGTATAAATCATAGAGATAATTATACAACAGTCGGTTATCAGATGCTAAATTGGACAAAAGGAAATTTGATAGTAGGTCCTTATGATTTAAGCTCTCAACAAACGATTTTCCACTCTTTTGGGAAACGAGATTTTTTCAGAGAAAATAACGATCTATGCCTATCTTGCCATCAAGGACAAGCCACTAAAAATGAACTTTCTATGTATAACACAGGTGAAGAGTTAAATTCAAGTGGCACAGACGATAAATGTGTAGATTGCCACATGGGAAGCATAAAAAAAGGAATACTTGCCCCACAAATCAAAAGAGATAATATGGTCGAACGCGATATAAAATCACACTTTTTTGCAGGTGCTAGGAATAGTAATATTCTAAAAGATATAATTGATATAAATATGGAAAAAACAGCATCAAGCACTGCTAAAATCATCGTTTCAAATTCTATACCACACGGGGTGCCAAGCGGTTTTAGTGGTAGAAGTTTGGTTTTAGAACTTTTATTTTCAAACGGAGATGAAGTCATCAGAACCGAAACAATCGATTTCAGAGCTACTTATGAAGGCAAATTTGGATCAGAAACTCTATCGTATTCAGCAAAAGCTCTATTAAGCGATACACGATTAAAGCCAAAAGAAAATCGTGAAATTCATATTCGCATTCCAAATGAAACAAATAGTATAAAAGCAACTTTAAGTTATTACATTTTAGCACCACAATTGCAAGAAATTTTAAAAATTGATGACAAAACTTATACAAAACCTTACGAAGTCATATCGAAAGAATTCAAGGTAAATTAG
- the murC gene encoding UDP-N-acetylmuramate--L-alanine ligase, whose product MKKVHFIGIGGIGISALAKFLHEKNYEISGSDIKESETIAELREQGMKINTPHDKSAIENQDFVVYSAAIKDDNVELVEARNKGIKCLSRKETLPYILRFKRVFAVAGAHGKSTTSAMLSSLIDGSVIIGAVSKQFGSNMKYSKSENIIFEADESDSSFLNSNPYLAVVTNAEPEHMEHYDFDIEKFHAAYRGFLERAKIRVINAEDEFLKTLKIDCIKLYPSRDITEVKQVLRNNEPYMSFNLKELGKFEVWGLGKHIAIDASLAILAANCEIGLEEIRANLLNFKGIKKRFDILTASKDFVLIDDYGHHPTEIAATLQSAKEYANLLGIGKITAIFQPHRYTRLKANLQGFKECFKNVDELVILPVYAAGESDNGINLKDEFKALNPLFAERISRNGDSIEFYDIFGVKHILNSGLVIGFGAGDISYQLRGEF is encoded by the coding sequence TTGAAAAAAGTTCATTTTATAGGCATTGGCGGGATTGGAATTTCTGCTCTTGCTAAATTTTTACATGAAAAAAACTATGAAATCAGCGGTTCTGATATAAAAGAGAGTGAAACTATCGCCGAGCTTAGAGAACAAGGTATGAAAATCAACACGCCTCACGATAAAAGCGCGATTGAAAATCAAGATTTTGTCGTTTATAGTGCTGCGATAAAAGATGACAATGTCGAGCTAGTAGAAGCTAGAAACAAAGGCATTAAATGTCTTTCTCGCAAGGAAACTCTGCCTTATATTTTGCGATTTAAGCGAGTTTTTGCAGTTGCTGGGGCTCACGGCAAAAGCACGACAAGCGCTATGCTTTCAAGCCTAATCGACGGAAGCGTCATCATCGGCGCAGTTTCAAAGCAATTTGGCTCAAATATGAAATACAGCAAAAGCGAAAATATTATTTTTGAAGCCGATGAGAGCGATAGCAGTTTTTTAAATTCAAATCCGTATTTGGCGGTGGTAACCAACGCAGAGCCCGAACACATGGAGCATTATGATTTTGATATTGAAAAATTCCACGCAGCTTACAGGGGCTTTTTAGAAAGGGCGAAAATCCGCGTTATAAATGCAGAAGATGAGTTTTTAAAAACGCTAAAAATCGATTGCATAAAGCTATATCCTAGCCGTGATATAACAGAAGTTAAGCAGGTTTTGCGAAATAACGAGCCGTATATGAGTTTTAATCTCAAAGAGCTTGGTAAATTCGAAGTTTGGGGGCTTGGCAAACACATTGCCATTGACGCAAGTCTAGCGATACTAGCTGCAAATTGCGAAATAGGGCTTGAAGAGATTAGAGCAAATTTGCTAAATTTTAAGGGCATTAAAAAGCGATTTGACATTTTAACAGCAAGTAAAGATTTTGTTTTGATTGACGACTACGGGCATCACCCAACCGAGATAGCTGCTACTTTACAAAGTGCAAAAGAGTATGCAAATTTGCTAGGCATTGGCAAGATTACGGCGATTTTCCAGCCACACAGATACACTCGATTAAAGGCGAATTTGCAAGGTTTTAAAGAGTGTTTTAAAAATGTCGATGAGCTTGTTATTTTGCCTGTATATGCAGCAGGCGAGAGCGATAACGGGATAAATTTAAAAGACGAATTTAAAGCTTTAAATCCGCTTTTTGCCGAGAGAATTTCGCGAAACGGCGATAGCATAGAGTTTTATGATATTTTTGGCGTGAAACATATTTTAAACAGCGGTTTGGTTATCGGTTTTGGCGCAGGGGATATTTCGTATCAGTTGCGTGGCGAATTTTAG